In Gimesia panareensis, the genomic window CAGAATGCCAAAATAAGCCTGATTTACAGAACAGTCAACACTGGAAGACGGTATTTTGTGATAAATGAGTCTTTTCAGAGAAACTGGGAAAAGCAGACTTTCAGGTCTGATTCATGAGAGAAAGCGTGCGCACCAGGATACTACGAGCAGAGTCGAGTGGGCTTGAATTCGCAGCGAATCACTTCTGAATCCAGAACATCGCTCCCGTCCAACCCAGCCAGACCGCAAACAGCCCGACCAGCAGATTGCCGGCAATGTTGATGAAGGCATGATGCATCTCTGCATTCCGCAGCAGACTCACCGTCTCATGCCCGAAAGTGGAAAAGGTCGTCAGCGATCCCAGCATTCCGGTAATCAGAAACAGGCTCACATGTTTATGCACCCACACCGAGGAGTGGATCTGCTTGTGTGATACGATTGCCATCAGAACGCCGATCAACAGGCACCCCGTCGCATTCACGACAAAGGTCCCCGCCGGAAATCCAGGGTACTTGCGCGACATGAATTCCGTGATGCTGTAACGTGCAATCGCTCCGAAAAATCCACCCAGTCCAACGGCCAGCAGTTGTGACACCAGTTATTCCTTTTTCAGTCGCATCTACCTGAAAACCAGGCGCATGAATTCAAATTGCAAAACGGAATTGACAGCAAACCGGTACCACTACTGGTACCGGTGCTGCATTGAGCGTCTTTTATCTACTCAGCTGACTATTTGGAAGAGATCTTCCACAGATGCTGATCACTACGCAGGAACAGTGCGTTATCGGCAATCGCAGGGGTCGCCAAAATCGTCTCTTTGAGATCAATTTCACCGGTCTGCTTGCCTTCATCAGCTCCCACCTGGACCACCTGCAACAACCCTTTTTCATTAACCAGGTACAAATGATTTGCCGCGGCAATCGGAGTGGCGCTGAAGGGGCCTTTTAACCGCAGCCGCCAGATGACTTCGCCATCCTCAGGGTTGGCACAGGTCAGAACCCCCGCCCGATTCACGGTAAAGACTTTCTTCTGATAGAACAGCGGACTGGCCGTTGCCGGCGAAAGTTTTTGTTCCTGCCAGAGCACTTTTGGCGGCTCACTACTGGATCCCGGTGCCAGCGCCGTTAAGCCATTGGAGGGGACGTACAGAGTATTATCACCCACAGTTGTCGAGGGAATCCGGCCGGCTCCCTGCTCATACTTCCACGCGGTTTCTCCTGTTTCGGGATAGACCGCAGTCACCCCTTCGCTCGACTGCAGCAAGACCAGCGTTTCAGCATCTGCCGACGGCTTTAAAATCGCAGGTGAAGTCCAGTTCGCCACGCGGGGACGCTTGATCCTCCAGCGGGAAATCCCGGTTT contains:
- a CDS encoding outer membrane protein assembly factor BamB family protein gives rise to the protein MMNKNALKLVLPLIAIGLCCGADWPQFRGPMTNNVATSDTPPTLVDQESIAWTADLEGRGASGPIVVGDKVFLTCATGFKQDQLHVLCFDAKTGKQLWDRQFWATGRTQCHNKMCVATPTPASDGKRVFATFSSNDVVCLDLDGNLLWFRGLSHDFPNASNSLGMASSPIVVGETLIVPVENDDDSFTTGLDVKTGISRWRIKRPRVANWTSPAILKPSADAETLVLLQSSEGVTAVYPETGETAWKYEQGAGRIPSTTVGDNTLYVPSNGLTALAPGSSSEPPKVLWQEQKLSPATASPLFYQKKVFTVNRAGVLTCANPEDGEVIWRLRLKGPFSATPIAAANHLYLVNEKGLLQVVQVGADEGKQTGEIDLKETILATPAIADNALFLRSDQHLWKISSK
- the crcB gene encoding fluoride efflux transporter CrcB, with product MSQLLAVGLGGFFGAIARYSITEFMSRKYPGFPAGTFVVNATGCLLIGVLMAIVSHKQIHSSVWVHKHVSLFLITGMLGSLTTFSTFGHETVSLLRNAEMHHAFINIAGNLLVGLFAVWLGWTGAMFWIQK